Proteins from one Rosa chinensis cultivar Old Blush chromosome 7, RchiOBHm-V2, whole genome shotgun sequence genomic window:
- the LOC112178374 gene encoding protein RER1A — MASLELDSLPFGYCTYSASTATLSRYLPAERLVSLNNSVAPIYADWSLIISAPAEKKRNQPTDTPRATNPKRAPQWTLERREWVSPRRRCRRRTRRLGGSPLDAVQAWSFGVSHRYQHLLDKTTPHVLHSWLATLGVALVYVLRVYFVQGFYIMSYGLGIYLLNLLIGFLSPQVDPEIHDLSDGPSLPTRGSDEFRPFVRLLPEFKFW; from the exons ATGGCTTCCCTAGAACTGGACAGCCTTCCTTTCGGATACTGTACGTACTCCGCCTCGACGGCCACTCTCTCACGGTACCTTCCGGCTGAACGCCTCGTCTCGCTCAACAACTCGGTGGCCCCAATTTACGCCGACTGGTCGTTGATCATCTCAGCACCAGCAG agaagaagaggaaccaaCCGACCGACACACCTCGAGCAACGAACCCCAAGAGGGCCCCACAATGGACACTGGAGCGGCGGGAGTGGGTCTCGCCGCGTCGTCGTTGTCGGCGGAGGACCCGTCGTCTCGGAGGATCTCCGCTCGACGCCGTCCAGGCGTGGAGCTTCGGCGTGTCGCACCGATACCAGCACCTGCTCGACAAAACGACGCCGCACGTCCTCCACAGCTGGCTTGCAACCCTCGGCGTGGCCTTGGTCTACGTCCTCCGCGTCTACTTCGTCCAGGGATTCTACATCATGTCATACGGCTTGGGGATCTACCTCCTCAACTTGCTCATcggctttctctctcctcaggtCGACCCGGAGATCCACGACCTTTCCGACGGCCCCAGCCTCCCGACCCGTGGATCAGACGAGTTCCGCCCCTTCGTTCGACTCCTCCCCGAGTTTAAATTCTGGTAA
- the LOC112179823 gene encoding purine permease 3, whose product MQMETTEDEQRKATALKRLLLILSCVFLSIGNCGGPLIMRLYFIHGGKRVWLSSMLETGGWPIILVPIAIAYYHRRKNQAPTEPPTKLFFMKIPLFVASAVIGVLTGLDDYLYAYGVARLPVSTSSLIIAAQLAFTALFAFILVKQKFTSYSINAIVLLTVGAAVLGLNTNSDRPEGESNAQYMLGFMMTVAAAALYGFVLPLVELMYKKAKQNITYALVLEIQLVMCLFATIFCTVGMLVNNDFKVIPREARKFELGETTYYVVLVVSAIIWQGFFLGAIGIIFCASSLLSGIVIAVLLPITEIFAVIFYHEKFQAEKGVSLVLSLWGFVSYFYGEIKHNKESKRVKKKENNKDSSGQDTENPQSVPNP is encoded by the exons ATGCAAATGGAAACCACTGAGGATGAGCAACGTAAAGCCACCGCCCTGAAAAGGTTGCTGCTCATTCTGAGCTGCGTATTCTTATCCATAGGCAACTGCGGCGGCCCTTTGATAATGCGCCTCTACTTCATCCACGGCGGCAAGCGCGTCTGGCTTTCGAGCATGCTCGAAACCGGTGGCTGGCCCATAATCCTCGTCCCTATAGCTATAGCCTACTACCACCGCCGCAAAAACCAAGCTCCAACTGAACCACCAACCAAGCTCTTCTTCATGAAGATCCCTCTCTTCGTTGCCTCCGCCGTCATCGGCGTCCTCACCGGCCTCGACGACTACCTGTACGCCTACGGTGTCGCCCGCCTCCCCGTCTCCACCTCATCCCTCATCATAGCGGCTCAGCTGGCTTTCACGGCCTTGTTTGCCTTCATACTTGTGAAGCAGAAGTTCACGTCGTATTCCATAAACGCCATCGTGTTGCTGACGGTGGGGGCGGCGGTTCTGGGCCTGAACACGAACTCGGACCGGCCCGAGGGGGAGTCGAATGCGCAGTACATGCTCGGGTTTATGATGACGGTGGCCGCGGCGGCGTTGTATGGGTTTGTGTTGCCGTTGGTGGAGTTGATGTACAAGAAAGCCAAGCAGAACATAACGTatgctttggttttggagattcAGTTGGTTATGTGTTTGTTTGCTACCATTTTCTGCACTGTTGGGATGCTGGTCAACAATGATTTCAAG GTAATTCCAAGAGAAGCAAGGAAATTCGAGCTTGGGGAGACTACCTACTATGTGGTGCTTGTAGTGAGTGCTATAATCTGGCAGGGTTTCTTCTTGGGAGCCATAGGAATCATCTTCTGTGCCTCGTCTCTGCTATCCGGCATCGTAATCGCTGTTCTGCTCCCGATAACAGAGATCTTTGCAGTGATTTTCTACCACGAAAAGTTCCAAGCAGAAAAGGGCGTTTCTCTTGTGCTCTCCCTCTGGGGATTTGTCTCATACTTCTACGGCGAAATCAAACACAACAAGGAAAGCAAGCGAGttaagaaaaaggaaaacaacaaGGACAGTAGTGGCCAAGACACAGAAAACCCTCAGTCAGTTCCAAATCCATGA